A stretch of the Bacteroidota bacterium genome encodes the following:
- a CDS encoding DUF350 domain-containing protein — MESLHLQYLVPAIVYSIIGILILFICFWIVEKITPENLWKEIIENKNVALAIMAASFMIAIAIIISSAIHG, encoded by the coding sequence ATGGAATCATTACACCTACAGTATCTTGTTCCCGCTATTGTTTATTCAATTATCGGTATCCTTATTTTATTTATCTGCTTCTGGATTGTAGAAAAAATTACCCCGGAAAATCTTTGGAAAGAAATCATTGAAAATAAAAACGTAGCCTTGGCGATTATGGCAGCATCGTTTATGATTGCCATTGCCATTATTATTTCATCGGCTATACACGGCTAA